A stretch of the Cucurbita pepo subsp. pepo cultivar mu-cu-16 chromosome LG16, ASM280686v2, whole genome shotgun sequence genome encodes the following:
- the LOC111777093 gene encoding protein HIRA-like isoform X2 → MSNGICTAVLRGHSSLVKGVAWDPIGSFIASQSDDKTVIIWRTSDWSLAHRTDGHWTKSLGSTFFRRLGWSPCGHFITTTHGFQKPRHSAPVLERGEWSATFDFLGHNAPVIVVKFNHSMFRRNLTNANEMKAVPVGWTNGASKIGGKESPSYNVIAIGSQDRTITVWTTASPRPLFVAKHFFTQSVVDLSWSPDGYSLFACSLDGSVATFHFEVKEIGQRLPDVELDEIKRSRYGDVRGRQVNLAETPAQLMLEAASLRQVSSKKVVSESQLNQTLSKSSIDARDASKTLEAQVDDSKKSGGAGGDGLNKVSSASQKISSPVKQREYRRPDGRKRIIPEAVGGPVLQENKSGGIQSSNALDFPSMSSDQKKDNNGVAAPECVRESSMRGMPSKRTDSKERTGVTARATITDSLVIEKVPLSAGNDANIVMDHSGNLKTSNSLATCSSVLSIRVFDKKEGEYNEPICLEARPKENAANDIIGAGNTSMLKETVISCTKGSRNLWSDRVSGKVTVLAGNANFWAVGCEDGCLQVYTKCGRRSMPTMMMGSAATFIDCDDSWKLLLVTRKGSLYVWDLFNRSCLLHDSLASLIPLNPNSSTKDSGTIKVISAKLSKSGSPLVVLATRHAFLFDTNLKCWLRVADDCFPASNFSSSWNLGSIQSGELAALQVDIRKYLARKPGWSRVTDDGMQTRAHLETQMASSLALKSPNEYRQWLLSYIRFLAREADESRLREVCESLLGPPTGMAGDASADTKNQAWDPCVLGMRKHKLLREDILPAMASNRKVQRLLNEFMDLLSEYENVENNVEPKASLPAASSPLEPDHEQSAAPHQADKMETDSTVIHPKDSSKLVNYQTSFTPPVDPGQPVKDPVNLAS, encoded by the exons CTGGAGCCTTGCTCACCGAACTGATGGACATTGGACAAAATCT CTTGGTTCTACATTTTTCCGGCGTCTAGGCTGGTCACCTTGTGGACATTTCATCACTACTACACATGGTTTTCAGAAGCCCAGACATTCTGCACCAGTCTTGGAGAGAGGGGAATGGTCTGCCACGTTTGATTTCTTAGGGCACAATGCTCCTGTTATTGTTGTCAAATTTAATCATTCTATGTTTCGGAGGAATTTAACTAATGCTAACGAGATGAAGGCTGTTCCTGTTGGGTGGACAAATGGAGCTTCGAAAATTGGAGGCAAAGAATCCCCATCATACAATGTGATTGCAATTGGGAGTCAGGATCGCACTATAACTGTATGGACGACAGCAAGTCCTCGCCCTCTTTTTGTTGCCAAACATTTCTTTACTCAAAGTGTTGTTGATTTATCTTG GAGTCCTGATGGATATTCACTCTTTGCATGTTCCTTGGATGGGTCAGTAGCAACTTTCCATTTTGAGGTGAAAGAAATTGGACAGAGGTTACCTGACGTAGAACTTGATGAGATTAAGAGAAGTCGTTATGGTGATGTTAGAGGTCGGCAAGTGAATTTAGCTGAAACTCCTGCTCAGCTGATGCTCGAAGCAGCTTCATTAAGGCAAGTCTCAAGCAAGAAAGTTGTTTCAGAATCTCAACTAAACCAGACCCTGTCAAAATCTTCAATAGATGCAAGGGATGCCTCCAAGACTTTGGAGGCCCAAGTTGATGATTCAAAGAAGAGTGGGGGAGCTGGTGGGGATGGTTTGAATAAGGTTTCGTCAGCTTCCCAGAAGATTTCTAGTCCTGTGAAGCAAAGAGAATATAGACGACCTGATGGAAGAAAGAGAATTATTCCAGAAGCAGTTGGAGGGCCTGTTCTGCAGGAAAATAAGTCTGGTGGGATTCAGAGTAGCAATGCACTTGATTTCCCATCTATGTCATCTGAccaaaaaaaggataataatGGTGTAGCTGCCCCTGAATGTGTAAGGGAAAGTTCCATGAGGGGAATGCCTAGCAAACGCACTGATTCAAAGGAGCGTACAGGGGTCACTGCTCGAGCAACAATCACGGATAGTTTAGTAATCGAGAAGGTTCCACTCTCTGCAGGTAATGATGCAAATATCGTAATGGATCATTCTGGGAATTTGAAGACGTCGAATTCATTGGCTACTTGTAGTTCTGTACTTTCAATTAGGGTGTTTGATAAGAAAGAAGGGGAATATAATGAACCAATTTGCTTGGAAGCTCGACCAAAGGAGAATGCTGCCAATGACATTATTGGGGCTGGAAACACATCGATGTTGAAAGAAACTGTTATTTCTTGTACTAAAGGATCAAGAAATCTGTGGTCTGATAGGGTCTCAGGGAAAGTCACTGTTTTGGCTGGAAATGCAAATTTCTGGGCAGTAGGGTGTGAAGATGGATGCCTACAG GTTTATACCAAGTGTGGTAGACGTTCTATGCCAACCATGATGATGGGATCTGCTGCTACATTTATCGATTGTGATGATTCCTGGAAATTGTTGCTGGTGACAAGGAAAGGTTCCTTGTATGTATGGGATCTCTTTAACCGCAGTTGTCTCCTTCATGACTCGTTGGCATCACTGATTCCTTTGAATCCTAACTCATCTACCAAAGATTCTG GCACTATTAAAGTTATATCTGCCAAGCTGTCAAAATCTGGTTCTCCTCTAGTTGTTTTGGCCACTCGCCATGCTTTTCTCTTTGATACAAACCTTAAGTGTTGGCTGAGAGTAGCAGACGACTGTTTCCCTGCATCAAATTTTTCCAGCTCTTGGAACTTGGGGTCTATTCAGAGCGGAGAGCTTGCTGCACTGCAGGTTGATATCAGGAAATATTTGGCTAGAAAGCCAGGTTGGAGCAG GGTCACCGATGATGGGATGCAGACACGTGCTCACCTAGAAACTCAGATGGCATCCTCACTAGCATTGAAGTCACCTAATGAGTATCGCCAATGGCTTCTATCATACATACGCTTTTTGGCAAG AGAAGCAGATGAATCTCGGCTACGTGAGGTTTGTGAGAGTTTACTAGGACCCCCAACTGGGATGGCTGGAGATGCATCCGCGGATACAAAGAATCAAGCCTGGGATCCTTGTGTGCTT GGAATGAGAAAGCACAAACTTCTAAGAGAAGATATACTTCCTGCCATGGCATCAAATAGAAAAGTCCAACGACTGCTTAACGAATTCATGGATCTTCTCTCCGAGTACGAAAATGTTGAAAACAATGTTGAGCCAAAAGCTTCCCTCCCTGCAGCATCAAGCCCTCTGGAACCAGATCATGAGCAGTCTGCTGCTCCACATCAAGCAGATAAAATGGAAACTGACTCTACAGTTATTCATCCAAAGGATTCCTCCAAGTTGGTAAATTATCAAACGAGTTTTACTCCACCTGTTGATCCGGGCCAGCCAGTAAAGGATCCTGTTAACCTAGCTTCATAA